From one Novosphingobium sp. genomic stretch:
- a CDS encoding COX aromatic rich motif-containing protein: MNQGDFDKWVAKAKGEGGNLDAATYLKLEQPSEADPVRHFAAVQGDLFDRVVNLCVRSGKMCVNQMMALDAKGGTGKAGTFNVAQLTYDKNGREAVTPVIPGQQAEVDKAFVRAMCDPNAKMAGPLLPEGQKPANASTAPAKAPRQSELSLLAPARSTHS; encoded by the coding sequence GTGAACCAGGGCGATTTCGACAAGTGGGTCGCCAAGGCCAAGGGTGAAGGCGGCAACCTGGATGCAGCCACCTATCTGAAGCTGGAACAGCCTTCGGAAGCCGATCCGGTGCGCCACTTCGCCGCCGTGCAGGGCGACCTGTTCGACCGCGTGGTCAACCTCTGCGTGCGTTCGGGCAAGATGTGCGTCAACCAGATGATGGCGCTCGACGCCAAGGGCGGCACCGGCAAGGCCGGCACCTTCAACGTGGCCCAGCTGACCTATGACAAGAACGGCCGCGAAGCCGTCACGCCCGTCATCCCCGGCCAGCAGGCCGAGGTCGACAAGGCTTTCGTGCGCGCCATGTGCGATCCGAACGCCAAGATGGCCGGTCCGCTGCTGCCTGAAGGTCAGAAGCCCGCAAACGCCTCCACGGCGCCCGCCAAGGCGCCCCGCCAGTCGGAGCTGAGCCTGCTCGCCCCGGCCCGCTCCACTCATTCGTGA
- a CDS encoding response regulator transcription factor, which yields MNDPAPPSPESSISPSLVIVEDDPAFGRTLKRSFERRGYEVQHATSPEELEALLDDDSFDYAVVDLKLGTASGLTCVQMLSQHDPATCIVVLTGFASIATAVEAIKLGAAHYLAKPANTDDIEEAFAQREGNPEVPLEGRKTSIKTMEWEYIHSTLADCDFNISEAARRLGMHRRTLARKLEKRQLK from the coding sequence ATGAACGATCCGGCACCCCCATCCCCGGAGTCTTCGATCTCACCCTCGCTGGTGATCGTCGAGGACGACCCCGCTTTTGGACGCACCCTCAAACGCTCCTTCGAACGGCGCGGCTATGAGGTGCAACACGCCACAAGCCCCGAAGAGCTGGAAGCCCTGCTCGACGACGACAGCTTCGATTACGCCGTGGTGGATCTGAAACTGGGCACCGCCTCAGGCCTGACCTGCGTGCAGATGCTCAGCCAGCATGATCCGGCGACCTGCATCGTGGTGCTCACCGGCTTTGCCAGCATCGCCACGGCGGTCGAGGCGATCAAGCTGGGCGCCGCGCACTACCTCGCCAAGCCCGCCAACACCGACGATATCGAGGAAGCCTTTGCCCAGCGCGAGGGCAACCCCGAGGTGCCGCTCGAAGGCCGCAAGACCTCGATCAAGACGATGGAGTGGGAATATATCCACTCCACCCTGGCCGATTGCGATTTCAACATCTCCGAAGCCGCGCGGCGGTTGGGGATGCATCGTCGGACTTTAGCGCGGAAGCTGGAAAAGCGGCAGTTGAAGTAA
- a CDS encoding O-antigen ligase family protein — translation MSKHGAKARAGGQNLLTRHRAFIIKALPGLAAIHMLGFAMLGAANNGYLSAIMVLVQALFAGVVFVVLPPERAWLQSIWPAKLAWLMLALWAALPLAAPWLGLRGLQPPLSPDLYQLSLLTLCGQIMLFMAMTQIARQSQACQRHVKAIGLLAIPIIALCLAAVRLEWIDPALLGLGSARQQRFSGSIGNPNVAGVIFAMIALLTMGATITRFRNWLARPTDRSLLTLAFTGATCGFCLTLVVATQSRTAALLLFPCLAILCACSAWPPRTYRRYRLAGAGLLALMALPAIPAFDRLQGLAEDGASRLALWERFWLIAWDAPWAGYGLGSFIEINQRQLTTDSALAMWDFGAAHAAPLQLVIELGWPGLALTMSLFVVVAWRLIRHRDRLRDPVALSMLLAILLPLGASLVDIAMNVPAVSAMVTSLAAMLYGRSMAPPVIRY, via the coding sequence ATGAGCAAGCATGGTGCCAAGGCAAGAGCCGGAGGGCAAAATCTGCTCACCCGGCATCGGGCCTTTATCATCAAGGCTCTGCCGGGCCTTGCAGCGATACACATGCTGGGCTTTGCGATGCTGGGGGCAGCCAACAATGGCTATCTTTCGGCGATCATGGTGCTGGTTCAGGCGCTTTTCGCAGGCGTGGTCTTTGTGGTGCTGCCGCCGGAACGGGCGTGGCTGCAGTCGATCTGGCCGGCGAAGCTCGCATGGCTGATGCTGGCGCTCTGGGCCGCGCTTCCGCTGGCAGCGCCGTGGCTTGGTCTGCGGGGTCTGCAGCCTCCACTATCGCCCGATCTCTATCAGTTGAGCCTGCTGACTCTGTGCGGGCAGATCATGCTGTTTATGGCGATGACACAGATCGCAAGGCAAAGTCAGGCCTGTCAGCGGCATGTGAAAGCCATCGGGCTGCTAGCCATTCCGATCATTGCGCTGTGCCTTGCAGCCGTCCGGCTGGAATGGATCGATCCGGCCTTGCTCGGGCTGGGAAGCGCAAGACAACAGCGTTTTTCCGGCTCAATCGGCAATCCCAATGTCGCTGGAGTCATCTTTGCCATGATTGCGCTGCTGACCATGGGGGCGACAATCACCCGCTTCCGCAACTGGTTGGCACGCCCCACAGACCGGTCATTGCTGACGCTGGCCTTCACCGGGGCGACATGCGGTTTCTGCCTCACTCTGGTGGTCGCGACGCAATCACGCACGGCGGCGCTGTTGTTGTTTCCTTGCCTCGCTATTCTTTGTGCCTGTTCGGCATGGCCACCACGAACATATCGCCGCTACCGTCTGGCCGGAGCAGGGCTGTTGGCCCTTATGGCCCTGCCCGCGATTCCGGCTTTCGATCGCCTGCAAGGGCTGGCGGAAGATGGCGCCAGTCGCCTGGCGCTATGGGAAAGGTTCTGGCTCATCGCCTGGGACGCCCCATGGGCAGGTTATGGGCTGGGCTCTTTCATCGAGATCAATCAGCGCCAACTGACCACAGACAGCGCGCTAGCCATGTGGGATTTCGGCGCCGCCCATGCTGCCCCCTTGCAACTGGTGATCGAATTGGGATGGCCGGGGCTCGCGCTGACGATGTCATTGTTTGTGGTGGTTGCCTGGCGCCTGATCAGACACAGGGACCGGCTGCGTGATCCTGTGGCGCTGTCGATGCTGCTGGCGATTTTGCTGCCGCTCGGCGCATCGCTGGTCGATATTGCGATGAATGTTCCAGCCGTCAGCGC
- a CDS encoding phosphomannomutase, which translates to MTQQDAQTKPLTVDAVMARSGVQFGTSGARGEVVAMTDQVCHAYTTGFLQHLAGLGEFSPGMRVAVAGDLRPSTPRIMAACAQAVRDLGGEPVFCGFVPTPALALYAFGQGIPSLMVTGSHIPADRNGIKFYRPKGEVLKEDEAGMRGQVIATDPALFDDAGMLKAEAPLPEVTEVARSYIQRYVDHFGPQALRGLTIGVYQHSAVGRDVLVEVVEALGGKAVALGRATQFIPVDTEAIRPEDVELAKGWAAEFGFDAIISTDGDSDRPLLADHTGEWLRGDILGVLCARALRAHAVVTPVSSNTVLERSGAFAETDRTRIGSPFVIAAMNAHLAKGEQPVVGYEANGGFLLGTKLGSLEPLPTRDAVLPVLTVIVASRPGKIRDLIEELPPRVTYSDRIQNFATEKSEAIFAKLLEGDKDAQIVRLNEHFGAIAGAVTQLDLTDGIRMTTEQGVIIHLRRSGNAPELRCYSESDTVEQAKAINEQALAIVRDKLA; encoded by the coding sequence ATGACCCAGCAGGACGCCCAGACCAAACCCCTGACGGTCGATGCGGTGATGGCACGCTCGGGCGTGCAATTCGGCACCAGCGGCGCACGGGGCGAGGTGGTGGCGATGACCGATCAGGTCTGCCACGCCTATACCACCGGTTTTCTCCAGCATCTGGCGGGCCTTGGCGAGTTTTCGCCCGGCATGCGCGTGGCGGTGGCGGGCGATCTGCGCCCCAGCACGCCGCGCATCATGGCCGCTTGCGCTCAGGCCGTGCGGGATCTGGGCGGCGAGCCGGTGTTCTGCGGCTTTGTGCCGACGCCGGCGCTGGCGCTTTATGCCTTTGGGCAGGGCATTCCCTCGCTGATGGTGACGGGCAGCCATATTCCCGCCGACCGCAACGGCATCAAATTCTACCGCCCCAAGGGGGAGGTGCTGAAGGAGGATGAGGCCGGGATGCGCGGTCAGGTGATCGCCACCGATCCGGCGCTTTTCGACGATGCGGGCATGCTGAAGGCCGAAGCCCCGCTGCCCGAGGTGACCGAGGTCGCACGCAGCTATATCCAGCGTTATGTCGATCATTTCGGGCCTCAGGCGCTGCGCGGGCTGACGATCGGCGTCTATCAGCATTCGGCCGTGGGCCGCGATGTGCTGGTCGAGGTGGTCGAGGCGCTGGGCGGCAAGGCCGTGGCGCTGGGCCGTGCGACCCAGTTCATTCCGGTCGATACCGAAGCCATTCGCCCCGAGGATGTCGAACTGGCCAAGGGCTGGGCGGCAGAGTTCGGTTTCGATGCGATCATCTCGACCGATGGCGATTCGGATCGTCCGCTGCTGGCCGACCATACGGGCGAATGGTTGCGCGGCGATATTCTGGGCGTGCTGTGCGCGCGGGCGCTGCGCGCGCATGCGGTGGTGACGCCGGTGTCGAGCAACACGGTGCTGGAGCGCAGCGGGGCGTTTGCCGAAACGGATCGCACGCGGATCGGATCGCCTTTCGTGATCGCGGCAATGAACGCGCATCTGGCCAAGGGCGAACAGCCGGTGGTGGGCTATGAGGCCAATGGCGGCTTCCTGCTGGGCACGAAGCTGGGCTCGCTGGAGCCGTTGCCGACGCGCGATGCGGTGTTGCCGGTGCTGACGGTGATTGTGGCCTCGCGTCCGGGCAAGATCCGTGATCTGATCGAGGAACTGCCGCCGCGTGTGACCTATTCGGATCGCATCCAGAACTTCGCCACGGAGAAGAGCGAGGCGATCTTCGCCAAGCTGCTGGAGGGCGACAAGGATGCGCAGATCGTGCGGTTGAACGAGCACTTCGGCGCGATTGCCGGGGCGGTGACCCAACTGGATCTGACCGATGGCATCCGCATGACGACCGAGCAGGGGGTGATCATTCACCTGCGCCGCTCGGGCAATGCGCCGGAACTGCGGTGCTATTCGGAAAGCGATACAGTGGAGCAAGCCAAGGCGATCAACGAACAGGCGCTGGCCATCGTGCGCGACAAGCTGGCGTAA
- a CDS encoding cell wall hydrolase translates to MIAPVHIARLWDAGLVAVLALACALVSYVNWGMADSFTGLVPGRVAAAPVVAAGTGSDPELESLLPQQIRNLSSDAARAYNIASPLEPTNPAAPPFHPEWLSAQELERATDCMATAIYYEAASESLAGQLAVAQVILNRVRHPHFPKTVCAVVNQGSERALGCQFTFTCDGALTRAPNPAGLQRARRVAQAALHGATSAQAGQATHYHTIWIVPRWAGQLRKVAIIEHHVFYRPSAFYAGYTLPTPLPALEAHAETPDLAMPRQTHPAIAVNDRPDSAPPPMTSEPKKLMEVTTATFIVPEVEARPLPASDHKPPSDRKIFQFGRNMQRRTNMPLTRF, encoded by the coding sequence ATGATCGCGCCTGTGCATATCGCCCGCCTGTGGGATGCGGGGCTGGTCGCCGTGCTGGCTCTGGCCTGCGCGCTGGTATCCTATGTCAATTGGGGGATGGCTGACAGCTTTACCGGTCTGGTGCCGGGCCGGGTCGCGGCGGCACCTGTGGTCGCCGCAGGAACCGGCTCGGACCCTGAGCTGGAATCCCTTCTGCCGCAGCAGATCCGCAACCTCAGCAGCGATGCCGCGCGAGCCTACAACATCGCTTCCCCGCTGGAGCCGACCAACCCCGCAGCGCCGCCCTTCCATCCCGAATGGCTCTCCGCGCAGGAGCTGGAGCGCGCCACTGACTGCATGGCCACCGCCATCTATTATGAGGCGGCCAGCGAAAGTCTGGCCGGGCAGTTGGCGGTGGCTCAGGTGATCCTCAATCGGGTACGCCACCCTCATTTTCCCAAGACGGTCTGCGCGGTGGTCAATCAGGGCAGCGAAAGAGCGCTGGGGTGCCAGTTCACCTTCACCTGCGATGGCGCTTTGACGCGAGCGCCCAATCCGGCTGGTCTGCAAAGAGCCCGGCGAGTCGCTCAGGCGGCACTGCATGGCGCGACTTCGGCTCAGGCCGGGCAGGCCACGCATTATCACACGATCTGGATCGTCCCGCGCTGGGCCGGGCAATTGCGGAAGGTGGCCATCATCGAGCATCATGTGTTTTATCGGCCTTCCGCGTTTTACGCCGGCTATACGCTGCCCACCCCCTTGCCTGCACTTGAGGCTCATGCCGAAACGCCCGATCTGGCCATGCCCCGGCAGACGCATCCGGCGATCGCTGTGAATGACAGGCCAGACAGCGCCCCGCCCCCGATGACGAGCGAGCCCAAAAAGTTGATGGAGGTGACGACGGCAACCTTCATCGTCCCGGAGGTCGAAGCGAGACCTTTACCTGCGTCAGATCACAAACCTCCATCTGATAGAAAAATCTTTCAGTTCGGCAGAAACATGCAACGCAGGACCAACATGCCCCTGACCAGATTTTAA
- a CDS encoding ATP-binding protein, translated as MSDTPPLTPPWDIAPASKRNMMLLIQLRWIAVVGQLLTIWFVAAVLHVHLPIFEMMTVLVLLALVNLATLVLSIGRRGFSYIELLGSLMLDVSALAWQLYQTGGGTNPFAFLFLLQIVIGAILLPPRWSWIIAALAGCDATFLTFFFQPLTLPDVYEGVHFQLYLIGSLLCFLLIGSLLVFFVGRIDRNRRASDARLAALRQRAAEEDHIVRMGLLATGAAHELGTPLASLSVILGDWAHHPSVKQDSDLAEDIALMQGELKRCKAILSGVLISAGEIRGENPQVTSLHTFLHDFIEDWRERSPCPIAFTQDIGEDIDIVADPALRQVLSNIVDNAIDASPTGITIEARSERDWLSIVTTDDGPGFAAQVIDQIGKPYVSTKGRDGGGLGLFLVVNVARKLGGRLKVENREEGGARVTLTIPLSALAFQGKRTK; from the coding sequence ATGAGCGACACGCCCCCGCTCACCCCGCCCTGGGACATCGCCCCGGCGTCCAAACGCAACATGATGCTGCTGATCCAGTTGCGCTGGATCGCGGTGGTCGGCCAGTTGCTGACCATCTGGTTCGTCGCCGCCGTGCTGCATGTCCATCTGCCGATCTTCGAGATGATGACGGTGCTGGTGCTTCTGGCGCTGGTCAATCTGGCCACGCTGGTGCTCAGCATCGGGCGGCGGGGCTTTTCCTACATCGAACTGCTGGGCTCGCTGATGCTGGATGTGTCGGCGCTGGCCTGGCAGCTTTACCAGACCGGCGGGGGCACCAACCCATTCGCCTTCCTGTTTCTGCTGCAGATCGTGATCGGCGCCATCCTGCTGCCCCCGCGCTGGAGCTGGATCATCGCCGCGCTGGCGGGTTGCGATGCCACCTTCCTCACCTTCTTCTTCCAGCCGCTGACCCTGCCCGATGTCTATGAGGGCGTGCATTTCCAGCTCTACCTGATAGGCAGCCTGCTGTGCTTTTTGCTGATCGGTTCGCTGCTGGTGTTCTTCGTGGGCCGCATCGACCGCAACCGCCGCGCCAGCGACGCCCGCCTGGCCGCCCTGCGCCAACGCGCGGCCGAGGAGGACCACATCGTCCGCATGGGCCTGCTGGCCACCGGCGCCGCCCATGAGCTGGGCACGCCGCTGGCCTCCCTGTCGGTGATCCTGGGCGACTGGGCACATCACCCCAGCGTCAAACAAGACAGCGATCTGGCCGAGGATATCGCGCTGATGCAGGGCGAGTTGAAGCGCTGCAAGGCGATCCTGTCCGGCGTGCTGATCTCGGCAGGGGAAATCCGCGGCGAGAACCCGCAGGTCACCTCGCTTCACACCTTCCTCCATGATTTCATCGAGGACTGGCGCGAACGCTCCCCCTGCCCCATCGCCTTCACGCAAGACATCGGCGAGGACATCGACATCGTCGCCGACCCCGCGCTGCGGCAGGTGCTCAGCAACATCGTCGACAATGCCATCGACGCCTCCCCAACCGGCATCACCATCGAAGCACGCAGCGAGCGCGACTGGCTGAGCATCGTCACCACCGACGACGGCCCCGGCTTCGCAGCCCAGGTGATCGACCAGATCGGCAAGCCCTATGTCTCCACCAAGGGGCGCGACGGCGGCGGGCTCGGCCTGTTCCTCGTGGTCAATGTGGCGCGCAAGCTGGGCGGACGGCTGAAGGTGGAGAACCGCGAGGAAGGCGGCGCCCGCGTCACCCTGACGATCCCGTTGTCGGCGCTGGCCTTTCAGGGCAAAAGGACGAAATGA
- a CDS encoding SURF1 family cytochrome oxidase biogenesis protein, giving the protein MTLDLPLATEGKTGGRRQFMLVAALLAFAALFVGLGVWQVKRLAWKEALIARVNAGLSATPQTIDAVPTGLPGELLKAAEYRRFTLHGRWIPEGTTLVTGASAYGTGYWALTPLTTDAGRTLYVNRGYVPMGTTRDAVIAATPAVPVEVTGLLRLTEPHGGFLRGNDPQADRWASRDIFAIAAHRHIAALPDWFIDAQSMRPDQPVDAAITAHQPMAGLTVVSFPNNHLGYAITWFTLALLSLGAILLVRRQR; this is encoded by the coding sequence ATGACCTTGGACTTGCCTCTGGCAACCGAGGGCAAGACAGGGGGGCGGCGCCAGTTCATGCTGGTGGCCGCCCTTCTGGCTTTTGCGGCCCTCTTCGTCGGCCTTGGCGTGTGGCAGGTGAAGCGCCTCGCCTGGAAGGAAGCGCTGATCGCGCGGGTCAACGCCGGGCTCAGCGCCACACCCCAGACGATCGACGCCGTGCCGACCGGCCTGCCCGGCGAGCTGCTCAAAGCCGCCGAATATCGCCGCTTCACCCTGCATGGCCGCTGGATTCCCGAGGGCACGACGCTGGTGACGGGGGCCTCGGCCTATGGCACCGGCTATTGGGCGCTGACCCCGCTGACCACAGACGCCGGACGGACGCTCTACGTCAACCGCGGCTACGTGCCGATGGGCACCACGCGCGATGCCGTGATCGCGGCAACGCCCGCCGTGCCGGTCGAGGTCACCGGCCTGCTGCGCCTGACCGAGCCGCATGGCGGTTTCCTACGCGGCAACGACCCGCAAGCTGATCGCTGGGCCTCACGCGATATCTTCGCCATCGCCGCGCATCGCCACATCGCCGCCCTGCCCGACTGGTTTATCGATGCGCAGAGCATGCGCCCCGACCAGCCCGTCGACGCGGCCATCACCGCCCATCAACCTATGGCGGGCTTGACGGTGGTAAGCTTTCCCAACAATCACCTGGGTTATGCAATCACCTGGTTTACGCTTGCGCTGCTTTCTCTGGGCGCCATTCTGCTGGTGCGACGCCAGCGTTAA
- a CDS encoding sugar transferase: protein MTSLSVSPRPISFRPAQEWDWIRCSDMVLALAALAILLPLMLMVALAIRLTSKGPVFFIHKRIGRNGQTFGCCKFRTMAVDADRRLADLLERDPQARAEWQSSQKLLKDPRITAVGHFLRRSSIDELPQLYNILNGTMSWVGPRPIVQNEVHRYGHHFSHYCRVRPGITGLWQVSGRSNVSYRRRVAMDVVYIRRRNVVLNSVIMARTLPAVLLQRGSC, encoded by the coding sequence ATGACCTCTTTGTCAGTGTCTCCTCGCCCGATCTCTTTTCGTCCCGCTCAGGAGTGGGACTGGATACGCTGCTCCGATATGGTGCTGGCTCTGGCGGCCCTGGCCATCCTGTTGCCGCTGATGCTGATGGTGGCGCTGGCGATACGCCTGACCAGCAAAGGGCCGGTGTTTTTCATCCATAAGCGTATCGGCCGCAACGGACAGACCTTTGGATGCTGCAAGTTCCGCACCATGGCCGTGGATGCCGACCGCCGCCTCGCCGACCTGCTGGAGCGTGATCCACAAGCTCGCGCCGAATGGCAGAGCAGCCAGAAACTGCTCAAGGATCCGCGTATCACCGCTGTGGGTCATTTCCTGCGACGCAGCAGCATCGATGAGCTGCCCCAGCTCTACAACATCCTGAACGGCACGATGAGCTGGGTTGGCCCGCGCCCCATCGTGCAGAATGAAGTGCATCGCTATGGCCATCATTTCAGCCATTACTGCCGGGTCAGGCCGGGAATCACCGGCCTGTGGCAGGTCAGCGGGCGCAGCAATGTCAGCTATCGCCGCCGTGTGGCGATGGATGTGGTCTATATCCGGCGGCGCAATGTTGTGCTCAACAGTGTGATTATGGCGCGCACGCTGCCGGCGGTTCTGCTCCAGCGCGGCTCCTGCTGA